The following are from one region of the Mycolicibacterium helvum genome:
- a CDS encoding ABC transporter permease: MTTELFPPGTFAPDPRPSTVQRMLAAQYGLELKLLLRNGEQLLLTMFIPITLLIGLTLLPLGSFGSQRVAVFVPAIMALAVISTAFTGQAIAVAFDRRYGALKRLGATALPVWGIIAGKSLAVVTVVFLQALLLGGIGLALGWRPHPAGLLLGAVVIALGTAGFAAMGLLLGGTLRAEIVLAVANLLWFIFAGLGALTLETNAIPRGIALVARLTPSGALTETLTQAMSLSVDWFGIAVLAAWGAVAALGALRWFRFT; encoded by the coding sequence ATGACGACCGAGCTCTTCCCGCCGGGCACGTTCGCTCCCGATCCGCGGCCCAGCACGGTGCAGCGGATGCTGGCCGCGCAGTACGGCCTCGAGCTGAAACTACTGCTGCGCAACGGCGAACAGCTGCTGCTGACGATGTTCATCCCGATCACTCTGCTGATCGGACTCACTCTGCTGCCGCTGGGCTCATTCGGTTCGCAGCGCGTCGCGGTGTTCGTGCCGGCGATCATGGCGCTGGCGGTCATCTCGACCGCGTTCACCGGCCAGGCCATCGCGGTGGCCTTCGACCGCCGCTACGGGGCGCTGAAACGCTTGGGCGCCACCGCCCTTCCGGTGTGGGGCATTATCGCCGGGAAATCACTTGCCGTGGTGACCGTGGTGTTCCTGCAGGCGCTGCTACTCGGCGGCATCGGGCTGGCCCTTGGTTGGCGCCCGCACCCGGCCGGTCTGCTGTTGGGCGCGGTCGTCATCGCGCTCGGCACCGCGGGCTTCGCGGCCATGGGCCTGTTGCTCGGCGGCACGCTGCGCGCCGAGATCGTCCTGGCCGTGGCCAACCTGCTCTGGTTCATCTTCGCCGGGCTGGGCGCGCTGACCCTGGAGACCAATGCGATCCCGCGCGGGATCGCATTGGTGGCCCGGCTGACCCCGTCCGGGGCGCTCACCGAGACCCTGACGCAGGCAATGTCGCTGTCGGTGGACTGGTTCGGCATCGCGGTGCTGGCGGCGTGGGGTGCCGTCGCGGCGCTGGGCGCGCTGCGCTGGTTCCGTTTCACCTGA
- a CDS encoding ABC transporter ATP-binding protein: MRLRGVSKRYGTTTAVSSLDLEVHRAEVLALLGPNGAGKTTTVEMCEGFVRPDEGTIEVLGLDPVADNARVRERIGVMLQGGGGYPAARAGEMLQLVAAYAAHPLDPAWLLDTLGLTDAARTTYRRLSGGQQQRLALACALVGRPELVFLDEPTAGMDAHARLVVWELIEALRRDGVTVVLTTHQLKEAEELADRIVIIDHGSAVAAGTPVELMRGGAEGQLRFSAPRQLDLSLLMTALPEGYVAKERSPGEYLVEGQIDPQVLATVTAWCARLDVLATDVRVEQRSLEDVFLELTGKELRP, encoded by the coding sequence GTGCGACTGCGCGGGGTATCCAAGCGCTACGGCACGACGACGGCGGTGTCGAGCCTCGACCTCGAGGTACATCGCGCCGAAGTGCTGGCGCTGTTGGGCCCCAACGGGGCCGGCAAGACGACCACCGTCGAGATGTGCGAGGGATTCGTCCGGCCGGACGAGGGCACGATCGAGGTGCTGGGCCTGGACCCGGTGGCCGATAACGCACGGGTGCGAGAGCGGATCGGCGTGATGTTGCAGGGCGGTGGCGGCTATCCGGCCGCCCGGGCCGGTGAGATGCTCCAGCTGGTCGCCGCATATGCCGCCCACCCCCTGGACCCGGCGTGGCTGCTGGACACCCTGGGACTCACCGATGCGGCGCGCACCACCTACCGCCGGCTCTCCGGTGGCCAGCAGCAGCGGCTGGCACTGGCGTGCGCCCTGGTCGGGCGCCCCGAGCTGGTCTTCCTCGACGAGCCGACCGCAGGCATGGACGCGCACGCCCGCCTGGTGGTGTGGGAACTCATCGAGGCGCTACGCCGCGACGGAGTGACGGTGGTGCTGACCACCCACCAGCTCAAGGAAGCCGAGGAACTGGCGGATCGCATCGTCATCATCGACCACGGCTCGGCCGTGGCCGCCGGCACGCCCGTCGAGTTGATGCGGGGCGGCGCCGAAGGCCAGCTGCGATTCTCCGCGCCCCGCCAGCTCGACCTGTCATTGCTGATGACCGCGCTGCCAGAAGGCTATGTGGCAAAAGAGCGATCCCCCGGTGAATACCTGGTCGAGGGTCAGATAGACCCGCAGGTGCTGGCCACCGTGACGGCGTGGTGCGCGCGGCTGGACGTGCTAGCCACCGACGTGCGGGTGGAGCAGCGCAGCCTGGAAGACGTCTTCCTCGAACTGACCGGCAAGGAGTTGCGGCCATGA
- the mptB gene encoding polyprenol phosphomannose-dependent alpha 1,6 mannosyltransferase MptB — protein MAARQHSLSSSIARLHGDERPVGSPLNDAELRAMRRTRMFGATGTVLMAIGALGAGARPVVQDPTFGVRLLNLPSRIQTVSLTMTTTGAVMMALAWLMLGRFALGSRRMSRSQLDHTLLLWIVPLLIAPPMYSKDVYSYLAQSQISANGLNPYKVGPAPGLGLDHVFTLSVPSLWRETPAPYGPLFLWVGRGISALTGEDIVAAVLSHRVVVLLGVGMIVWAVPRLARRCGVAEVSALWLGAANPLLLMHLVAGIHNEALMLGLMLTGTEFALRGVDGAAGSLVPRPLHWPRGRDQWAAWIPLAMLILGSVLITLSSQVKLPGLLALGFVGMALAHRWGTSFTAFVKATTLMTALSLVVMAVIGWASGLGFGWIFTLGTANVVRSWMSPPTLLALGTGQVGILLGLGDHTTAVLSLTRAMGVLIITITVTWLLLAVFRGRLYPVGGLGVALGATVLLFPVVQPWYLLWAIIPLAAWATRPGFRIATIAVTLVVGIFGPTANGDRFALFQILDATLASAVIVLLLIAVTFNHLPWRKVPGTSEAFSGQEPDPAPPPEPLTESSAEPPTPRPAPGAYADSP, from the coding sequence GTGGCAGCCCGCCAACACTCACTGAGTTCATCGATCGCCCGCTTGCACGGCGATGAACGCCCGGTGGGGTCGCCCCTCAACGACGCCGAACTGCGCGCCATGCGCCGCACCCGGATGTTCGGCGCCACCGGAACAGTGCTGATGGCGATCGGTGCTCTCGGCGCCGGCGCCCGCCCCGTCGTGCAGGACCCCACCTTCGGGGTGCGGTTGCTCAACCTGCCATCCCGCATCCAGACCGTCTCGCTCACGATGACCACCACCGGCGCGGTGATGATGGCACTGGCCTGGCTGATGCTGGGCCGCTTCGCGCTGGGCAGCCGCCGGATGTCCCGCAGTCAGCTCGATCACACTCTGCTGCTGTGGATCGTGCCGCTGCTCATCGCGCCGCCGATGTACAGCAAGGACGTGTACTCCTACCTGGCGCAGAGCCAGATCTCGGCCAACGGACTCAACCCGTACAAGGTCGGCCCGGCCCCCGGCCTGGGCCTGGACCATGTGTTCACCCTCTCGGTGCCCAGCCTGTGGCGCGAGACGCCGGCCCCCTACGGGCCGCTGTTCCTGTGGGTCGGCCGCGGTATCTCGGCGCTGACCGGCGAGGACATCGTCGCCGCCGTGCTCAGTCATCGGGTGGTGGTGCTGCTCGGGGTCGGCATGATCGTCTGGGCGGTGCCACGGCTGGCTCGCCGCTGCGGGGTGGCCGAGGTCAGTGCGCTGTGGCTGGGCGCGGCCAATCCACTGCTGCTGATGCACCTGGTGGCCGGCATCCACAACGAAGCGCTGATGCTTGGCCTGATGCTGACCGGCACCGAGTTTGCCCTGCGCGGCGTCGACGGAGCCGCGGGCTCGCTGGTGCCACGGCCACTGCACTGGCCGCGCGGGCGAGACCAGTGGGCGGCGTGGATACCGCTGGCCATGCTGATCCTGGGCTCGGTCCTGATCACGCTGTCGTCCCAGGTCAAGCTGCCAGGCCTGCTGGCGCTCGGGTTCGTGGGGATGGCACTGGCTCATCGCTGGGGCACCAGTTTCACGGCATTCGTGAAAGCCACCACCCTGATGACGGCGCTGTCGCTCGTGGTGATGGCGGTCATCGGCTGGGCCAGCGGGCTGGGGTTCGGCTGGATCTTCACGCTCGGCACCGCCAACGTGGTGCGTAGCTGGATGTCGCCGCCGACACTGCTGGCACTGGGCACCGGTCAGGTCGGGATCCTGCTCGGGCTGGGCGATCACACCACAGCCGTGCTGTCGCTGACCCGCGCGATGGGCGTGCTGATCATCACGATCACGGTCACCTGGCTGCTACTGGCGGTGTTCCGGGGCCGGCTGTACCCGGTCGGCGGGCTGGGCGTCGCGCTGGGCGCGACCGTGCTGCTGTTCCCCGTCGTGCAGCCGTGGTACCTGCTGTGGGCGATCATTCCGCTGGCCGCTTGGGCCACCCGCCCCGGCTTCCGGATCGCCACCATCGCGGTGACCCTGGTCGTCGGCATCTTCGGGCCCACCGCCAACGGCGACCGTTTCGCCCTGTTCCAGATCCTGGACGCCACCCTGGCCAGCGCGGTGATCGTGCTGCTGCTGATCGCGGTGACGTTCAACCACCTGCCCTGGCGCAAGGTGCCCGGCACCAGCGAGGCGTTCAGCGGCCAGGAACCCGACCCGGCACCGCCGCCGGAGCCACTCACTGAGTCGTCTGCCGAGCCACCGACGCCGCGCCCGGCGCCCGGCGCATACGCTGACTCCCCGTGA
- a CDS encoding helix-turn-helix transcriptional regulator yields the protein MTPWLLRVPLLDLVRELRNTGVVKFPSAADPAPVLGAAVHDGQTRRTIVQLLVESGAITAAEIGRRLGLSAAGVRRHLDALIDAGDAEANVAAAWQQAGRGRPAKRYRLTSAGRAKLEHTYDDLASAAIRQLREIGGEAAVETFARRRIDAILAGVKAGPDDVESTAERVADAFTRAGYAATTTRVRGPLAGIEICQHHCPVSHVAEEFPELCEAEQQAMSEVLGTHVQRLATIANGDCACTTHVPLTPAHR from the coding sequence TTGACCCCGTGGCTGCTAAGGGTGCCCTTGCTAGACCTGGTCCGCGAATTGCGTAACACTGGTGTTGTGAAATTCCCGTCCGCTGCAGATCCGGCGCCTGTGCTGGGTGCTGCTGTGCATGACGGACAGACCCGCCGCACCATTGTGCAGCTGTTGGTCGAGTCGGGAGCGATCACCGCCGCCGAGATCGGGCGGCGGCTTGGCCTCTCCGCCGCCGGCGTGCGCCGGCACCTCGATGCTCTCATCGATGCCGGCGATGCCGAGGCCAACGTCGCGGCAGCCTGGCAGCAGGCCGGCCGTGGGCGGCCCGCCAAGCGCTACCGGCTTACCTCCGCCGGGCGTGCCAAGCTCGAGCACACCTATGACGACCTGGCCTCGGCCGCGATTCGCCAGCTGCGTGAGATCGGCGGCGAGGCGGCGGTGGAGACCTTCGCCCGGCGCCGCATCGACGCGATCCTGGCGGGAGTAAAGGCCGGTCCCGACGACGTTGAATCCACTGCTGAGCGGGTGGCCGACGCGTTCACGAGGGCCGGTTATGCGGCGACGACGACGCGGGTGCGCGGTCCGCTGGCGGGCATCGAGATCTGCCAGCACCACTGCCCGGTTTCGCATGTCGCCGAGGAATTTCCGGAGCTCTGCGAGGCCGAGCAGCAGGCCATGTCGGAGGTCCTGGGCACCCACGTTCAGCGCCTGGCGACGATCGCCAACGGCGACTGCGCCTGTACCACCCACGTGCCGCTCACGCCGGCACACCGCTAG
- the sufB gene encoding Fe-S cluster assembly protein SufB — protein MTLTPEAKQAEAPMGGLREENQPLTQDEAIASLGNYGYGWSDSDVAGASAQRGLSEAVVRDISAKKSEPQWMLDMRLKALRTFDKKPMPNWGSNLEGIFFDNIKYFVRSSEKQAATWDDLPADIKNTYDRLGIPEAEKQRLVSGVAAQYESEVVYHSIREDLEAQGVIFLDTDSGLREHPELFKQYFGTVIPAGDNKFSALNTAVWSGGSFIYVPKGVHVDIPLQAYFRINTENMGQFERTLIIVDEDAYVHYVEGCTAPIYKSDSLHSAVVEIIVKPRGRCRYTTIQNWSNNVYNLVTKRARAEAGATMEWVDGNIGSKVTMKYPAVWMTGEHAKGEVLSVAFAGEGQHQDTGAKMLHLAPNTSSNIVSKSVARGGGRASYRGLVQINKGAHGSRSSVKCDALLVDSISRSDTYPYVDIREDDVTMGHEATVSKVSADQLFYLMSRGMTEDEAMAMVVRGFVEPIAKELPMEYALELNRLIELQMEGAVG, from the coding sequence ATGACACTCACACCGGAAGCCAAGCAGGCTGAGGCGCCGATGGGCGGCTTGCGCGAAGAGAATCAACCTCTGACCCAGGACGAGGCCATCGCCTCGCTGGGCAATTACGGCTATGGCTGGTCCGACTCCGATGTCGCGGGTGCCAGTGCCCAGCGGGGTCTGTCCGAAGCGGTGGTGCGCGACATCTCGGCCAAGAAGAGCGAACCGCAGTGGATGCTGGACATGCGGCTCAAAGCGCTGCGCACGTTCGACAAGAAGCCGATGCCGAACTGGGGATCGAATCTCGAAGGCATCTTCTTCGACAACATCAAGTACTTCGTGCGCTCCAGCGAGAAGCAGGCTGCGACATGGGACGACCTGCCGGCTGATATCAAGAACACCTACGACCGGCTCGGTATCCCGGAGGCGGAGAAGCAGCGCCTGGTGTCGGGGGTGGCCGCACAGTACGAGTCCGAGGTGGTCTACCACTCCATTCGCGAGGACCTGGAGGCCCAGGGCGTCATCTTCCTGGACACCGACTCGGGTCTGCGGGAACATCCGGAGCTGTTCAAGCAGTACTTCGGCACCGTGATCCCGGCCGGTGACAACAAGTTCTCCGCGCTCAACACCGCGGTGTGGTCGGGCGGTTCGTTCATCTACGTGCCCAAGGGTGTGCACGTCGACATCCCGCTGCAGGCCTACTTCCGGATCAACACGGAGAACATGGGCCAGTTCGAGCGCACACTGATCATCGTCGACGAAGACGCCTACGTGCACTACGTCGAGGGCTGTACCGCGCCGATCTACAAGAGCGACTCGCTGCACTCCGCGGTGGTGGAGATCATCGTGAAGCCCAGGGGCCGTTGCCGATACACGACCATCCAGAACTGGTCGAACAACGTCTACAACCTGGTCACCAAGCGCGCCAGGGCCGAGGCCGGCGCCACCATGGAGTGGGTCGACGGCAATATCGGCTCGAAGGTGACCATGAAGTACCCGGCGGTGTGGATGACCGGTGAGCACGCCAAGGGCGAGGTGCTCTCGGTGGCGTTCGCCGGCGAAGGCCAGCACCAGGACACCGGCGCGAAGATGCTGCACCTGGCGCCGAACACGTCGAGCAATATCGTGTCGAAGTCGGTGGCCCGCGGTGGCGGCCGCGCGTCCTACCGCGGCCTGGTTCAGATCAACAAGGGCGCACACGGATCGCGGTCGAGCGTGAAATGCGATGCGCTGCTCGTTGATTCGATCAGCCGCAGCGACACCTACCCCTACGTCGACATCCGCGAGGACGACGTCACGATGGGGCATGAGGCCACCGTGTCCAAGGTCAGCGCCGATCAGCTGTTCTATCTGATGAGTCGCGGCATGACCGAGGACGAGGCGATGGCCATGGTGGTGCGTGGCTTCGTCGAGCCGATCGCCAAGGAACTGCCGATGGAGTACGCCCTCGAGCTCAACCGGCTGATCGAGCTGCAGATGGAAGGTGCAGTCGGCTGA
- the sufD gene encoding Fe-S cluster assembly protein SufD has translation MAQNLNLTEAAEGIIKNKGEQFSSFDVDAFEVPGGRDELWRFTPLKRLRGLHDGSAPATGTAQISVTERPGVTVETVHRGDERLGQGGVPADRVAAQAFSSFNEATIVTVARNTEVAEPIEIVVTGPGEGAVAYGHLQIRVEELSRATVVVDLRGSGTYADNVEIIVGDAAGVGVIWIADWADDMVHVSSHHAKLGKDAVLGHVAVTLGGDVVRTSATVRFTAPGGDAQMLGTYFADDGQHFESRLLVDHAQPNCKSDVLYKGALQGDPDSAKPDAHTVWIGDVLIRAEATGTDTFEVNRNLVLTDGARADSVPNLEIETGEILGAGHASATGRFDDEQLFYLQARGIPEEQARRLVVRAFFGEIIAKIAVPAVRDRLTEAIERELAITTVSNSKDQKATQP, from the coding sequence ATGGCTCAGAATCTCAATCTCACTGAAGCTGCCGAAGGGATCATCAAGAACAAGGGCGAGCAATTCAGCTCGTTCGATGTCGATGCCTTCGAGGTGCCCGGCGGCCGCGACGAGCTATGGCGGTTCACTCCGCTCAAGCGATTACGCGGCCTGCACGACGGCTCGGCGCCGGCCACCGGCACCGCCCAGATCAGCGTCACCGAGCGACCCGGCGTGACGGTGGAGACCGTCCACCGTGGCGACGAACGACTCGGTCAGGGTGGGGTGCCCGCCGATCGTGTTGCCGCGCAGGCTTTCTCGTCCTTCAATGAGGCGACGATCGTCACTGTGGCTCGCAACACCGAGGTGGCCGAGCCCATCGAGATCGTCGTCACCGGGCCCGGCGAGGGTGCGGTCGCCTACGGTCACCTGCAGATCCGAGTCGAGGAACTGTCGCGGGCCACCGTCGTCGTCGACCTTCGTGGCAGCGGAACCTACGCGGACAACGTCGAGATCATCGTGGGTGATGCGGCGGGCGTCGGCGTCATCTGGATCGCCGACTGGGCCGACGACATGGTGCACGTGAGTTCGCATCACGCCAAGCTCGGCAAGGACGCCGTGCTCGGGCATGTCGCGGTGACGCTCGGCGGCGACGTCGTCCGCACCTCTGCGACCGTGCGGTTCACCGCGCCGGGCGGCGACGCGCAAATGCTCGGTACCTACTTCGCCGACGACGGCCAGCACTTCGAGTCGCGGCTGCTGGTGGACCACGCACAGCCCAACTGCAAGTCCGACGTGCTGTACAAGGGTGCGTTGCAAGGCGATCCGGATTCCGCCAAGCCCGATGCGCACACCGTGTGGATCGGTGACGTGTTGATCCGCGCCGAGGCCACCGGGACCGACACCTTCGAGGTCAACCGCAACCTGGTGCTGACCGACGGCGCCCGCGCCGACTCGGTGCCGAATCTCGAGATCGAAACCGGCGAGATCCTCGGCGCCGGACATGCCAGTGCCACCGGACGTTTCGACGACGAGCAGCTCTTTTACCTGCAAGCCCGTGGCATCCCGGAAGAACAGGCCCGCCGGCTGGTGGTGCGTGCGTTCTTCGGGGAGATCATCGCCAAGATCGCCGTCCCCGCCGTCCGGGACCGCCTCACCGAAGCCATCGAACGAGAATTGGCCATCACGACTGTGTCCAATTCAAAAGACCAGAAAGCCACACAGCCATGA
- the sufC gene encoding Fe-S cluster assembly ATPase SufC has protein sequence MSTLEIKDLHVSVANEDGTEKEILKGVDLTVNSGETHAVMGPNGSGKSTLSYSIAGHPKYHVTSGSITLDGADVLAMSVDERARAGLFLAMQYPVEVPGVSMSNFLRTAATAVRGEAPKLRHWVKEVKAAMTDLEIDPQFAERSVNEGFSGGEKKRHEILQLGLLKPKIAILDETDSGLDVDALRVVSEGVNRYAEAEHAGVLLITHYTRILRYIQPQFVHVFVDGRIVESGGPELADELEENGYVRFTQAAAGA, from the coding sequence ATGAGCACTTTGGAAATCAAGGATCTCCACGTCAGCGTCGCCAATGAGGACGGGACCGAAAAGGAGATCCTCAAGGGCGTCGATCTGACCGTGAACTCGGGCGAGACCCACGCGGTCATGGGCCCCAACGGATCGGGCAAGTCCACACTGTCGTATTCGATCGCCGGTCATCCCAAGTACCACGTCACCTCGGGGTCGATCACCCTCGACGGTGCGGACGTGCTGGCGATGAGCGTTGATGAAAGAGCCCGTGCCGGACTGTTCCTGGCCATGCAGTACCCGGTCGAGGTGCCGGGAGTCTCGATGTCGAACTTCCTGCGCACGGCGGCGACCGCGGTGCGCGGCGAGGCGCCCAAGCTCCGGCACTGGGTCAAAGAGGTCAAGGCCGCGATGACCGACCTCGAGATCGACCCACAGTTCGCCGAACGCAGTGTCAACGAAGGCTTTTCGGGCGGCGAGAAGAAGCGCCACGAGATCCTGCAGCTGGGTCTGCTGAAGCCGAAGATCGCCATCCTCGACGAGACCGACTCCGGGCTGGACGTCGACGCGCTGCGCGTGGTCTCCGAGGGCGTCAATCGCTATGCCGAGGCCGAGCACGCCGGTGTCCTGCTCATCACGCACTACACCCGGATCCTGCGCTACATCCAGCCGCAGTTCGTCCACGTCTTCGTCGACGGCCGGATCGTCGAATCCGGTGGTCCCGAGCTGGCCGACGAGCTGGAGGAGAACGGTTACGTGCGCTTCACCCAGGCGGCGGCGGGAGCCTGA
- a CDS encoding cysteine desulfurase, with translation MTASVDLDVTAVRADFPILNRVMRGGHQLAYLDSGATSQKPLQVLDAERDFLTTSNGAVHRGAHQLMEESTDAYEQGRADIAAFVGADADELVFTKNATESLNLVSYVLGDKRFESAVGPGDVIVTTELEHHANLVPWQELAQRTGATLRWYGVTDDGRIDLDSLALDERVKIVAFSHHSNVTGAVAPVGELVSRAKAVGALTVLDACQSVPHQPVDFHSLDVDYAAFSGHKMLGPTGIGVLYGRSELLDAMPPFITGGSMIETVTMEATTYAPAPQRFEAGTPMTSQVVGLAAAARYLSALGMTTVEAHENELVAAALAGLAGIPQVRIVGPTTLENRGSPVSFVVDGVHAHDVGQVLDDEGVAVRVGHHCAWPLHRRFGIAATARASFAVYNTADEVDRLVAGVKRAVEFFS, from the coding sequence ATGACCGCCTCGGTGGATCTGGACGTCACGGCTGTCCGCGCCGACTTCCCGATCCTGAATCGGGTGATGCGGGGCGGACATCAACTGGCCTATCTGGATTCCGGGGCGACGTCGCAGAAACCACTGCAGGTTCTCGACGCCGAGCGCGATTTTCTGACCACTTCCAACGGCGCGGTGCACCGCGGTGCGCACCAGCTGATGGAGGAGTCGACCGACGCCTACGAACAGGGGCGAGCCGATATCGCCGCGTTCGTCGGGGCCGACGCCGACGAGCTGGTGTTCACCAAGAACGCCACCGAATCGCTCAACCTCGTCTCGTATGTATTGGGGGACAAGCGGTTCGAGAGTGCGGTCGGGCCCGGTGACGTCATCGTCACCACCGAGCTGGAGCATCACGCCAACCTGGTTCCCTGGCAGGAACTGGCCCAGCGCACCGGGGCAACCCTGCGCTGGTACGGGGTTACCGATGACGGGCGTATCGATCTGGATTCGCTGGCGCTCGACGAGCGAGTGAAAATCGTCGCGTTCAGCCATCATTCGAATGTCACCGGCGCGGTGGCGCCGGTCGGTGAGCTGGTGTCGCGGGCCAAGGCCGTCGGTGCGCTGACGGTGTTGGACGCCTGCCAGTCGGTGCCGCATCAGCCGGTGGACTTCCACAGCCTTGATGTCGACTACGCCGCGTTCTCCGGTCACAAGATGCTGGGCCCCACCGGGATCGGCGTGTTGTACGGGCGCAGCGAACTGCTCGACGCGATGCCGCCGTTCATCACCGGCGGCTCGATGATCGAAACTGTCACGATGGAAGCCACCACCTACGCACCCGCGCCGCAGCGGTTCGAGGCCGGCACGCCGATGACCTCGCAAGTGGTCGGATTAGCTGCCGCCGCAAGGTATCTCAGTGCGTTGGGGATGACCACGGTGGAGGCGCACGAGAACGAACTGGTGGCTGCAGCGCTGGCCGGGCTGGCCGGAATTCCGCAGGTGCGCATCGTCGGGCCGACAACGCTCGAGAACCGGGGCTCACCGGTGAGCTTCGTGGTGGACGGGGTGCACGCCCACGATGTCGGGCAAGTGCTCGATGACGAGGGAGTGGCCGTGCGCGTCGGGCATCACTGCGCGTGGCCGCTGCATCGCCGGTTCGGTATCGCCGCCACCGCACGGGCGTCGTTCGCGGTGTACAACACCGCAGACGAGGTGGATCGTTTGGTGGCAGGTGTGAAGCGTGCCGTGGAGTTCTTCTCGTGA
- the sufU gene encoding Fe-S cluster assembly sulfur transfer protein SufU, translating to MKIEQMYQEVILDHYKHPHHRGLREPFGAEVHHVNPTCGDEVTLRVALSEDGETVTDVSYDGQGCSISQAATSVLTDQIIGQSVGDALKTVAAFSEMISSRGNVEGDEDVIGDGIAFAGVAKYPARVKCALLGWLAFKDALVQAKDSEERP from the coding sequence GTGAAGATCGAGCAGATGTACCAGGAAGTGATCCTGGACCACTACAAACACCCGCACCATCGCGGGCTGCGTGAGCCGTTCGGCGCCGAGGTGCACCACGTCAACCCGACGTGCGGTGACGAGGTGACGTTGCGCGTGGCGCTGTCCGAGGACGGCGAGACGGTGACCGACGTGTCATACGACGGGCAGGGCTGCTCGATCAGTCAGGCCGCGACGTCGGTGCTGACCGACCAGATCATCGGGCAGTCGGTCGGGGATGCGCTCAAGACCGTGGCCGCGTTCAGCGAGATGATCTCGTCGCGCGGCAACGTCGAAGGTGATGAGGATGTGATCGGCGATGGCATCGCGTTCGCCGGTGTGGCCAAGTATCCGGCGCGGGTGAAATGCGCGCTGCTCGGATGGCTGGCCTTCAAAGATGCACTCGTGCAAGCGAAGGACTCGGAGGAACGACCGTGA
- a CDS encoding metal-sulfur cluster assembly factor: MSETTIPPSEEFMADLEEAMRDVVDPELGINVVDLGLVYGLNVEDAEGSKVALVDMTLTSAACPLTDVIEDQTRTALVGAGLVNEIKINWVWNPPWGPDKITEDGREQLRALGFTV; encoded by the coding sequence GTGAGCGAAACAACAATTCCCCCCAGCGAGGAGTTCATGGCGGACCTAGAGGAGGCAATGCGTGACGTCGTCGATCCCGAACTCGGCATCAACGTCGTCGACCTCGGGCTGGTGTATGGCCTGAACGTCGAAGACGCCGAGGGCTCGAAGGTCGCCCTCGTCGACATGACGTTGACGTCGGCCGCCTGTCCGCTCACCGATGTGATCGAGGACCAGACGCGCACCGCGCTCGTCGGCGCCGGGCTCGTCAACGAGATCAAGATCAACTGGGTGTGGAACCCACCGTGGGGACCCGACAAGATCACCGAAGACGGCCGCGAACAACTGCGCGCTCTCGGCTTCACGGTCTAG